In the Candidatus Latescibacterota bacterium genome, one interval contains:
- a CDS encoding recombinase RecT, with the protein MVENKDNTSTEMTTRDKSFTSQLVSTGGTHIGKLLQKRHDIEYFIGQAVISLMGSEKEKEYNIARQHPHQLLKVIGQQAILGLQSSLGLCHIVAFGQTLQLMVDYKGYLEVAHRHPQIKQIIAKAVYEKDEIDIDSARKPPVAHRISLDDDRGKLRGAYAMVEYTNGGFDFRWCPESEILDIRDKYSKAWKAKGKSSVWGQRPSEMYVKTAVNLLWKILPKTDAMHQLYKFDNAASAEMPSDRTPEGETTENLSERMREESARQRGQTTEEPSAPANIEDAQFEETEPATEPPPEKPEKGKKGTTSSKKEKPATNPAAGKKNTFSAKHHQRLADLIEFFGNPKVVDARQTLDIMKFHIGDHTPEDVERIAQLLENGSTN; encoded by the coding sequence ATGGTGGAGAACAAAGATAATACCTCAACGGAGATGACAACGCGGGATAAGTCATTCACAAGCCAGCTTGTTTCAACCGGTGGGACGCACATCGGCAAGCTCCTGCAAAAGCGTCATGATATTGAATACTTCATCGGGCAGGCGGTCATCAGCCTGATGGGCAGTGAAAAGGAAAAAGAATACAATATCGCACGCCAACATCCCCACCAGCTTCTTAAGGTAATAGGCCAGCAGGCCATACTTGGCCTTCAGAGCAGCCTGGGGCTGTGCCATATCGTTGCTTTCGGGCAAACCCTACAACTTATGGTAGACTACAAGGGATATCTGGAAGTGGCGCACCGTCACCCACAGATCAAGCAGATTATTGCGAAAGCCGTCTATGAGAAAGACGAGATCGATATAGATTCTGCGCGCAAGCCGCCGGTGGCCCACCGCATAAGCCTCGATGATGACCGTGGTAAGCTCCGTGGCGCATACGCTATGGTGGAGTATACAAACGGCGGTTTTGATTTCCGCTGGTGCCCTGAGTCTGAGATTCTCGATATACGCGACAAGTACTCTAAGGCGTGGAAAGCCAAAGGCAAGTCAAGTGTCTGGGGCCAGCGTCCGAGTGAGATGTACGTCAAGACAGCCGTTAACCTACTGTGGAAAATACTGCCGAAGACGGATGCAATGCACCAGCTTTACAAGTTTGACAACGCGGCCAGCGCCGAAATGCCGTCAGACCGGACACCCGAAGGCGAAACGACTGAAAACCTGTCAGAAAGAATGCGGGAGGAAAGCGCACGCCAGCGCGGCCAGACCACAGAAGAACCGTCCGCGCCAGCCAACATCGAAGACGCTCAGTTTGAGGAAACGGAGCCAGCGACAGAGCCGCCACCCGAAAAACCGGAGAAAGGCAAGAAGGGGACTACGAGCAGCAAGAAGGAAAAGCCAGCAACGAACCCGGCTGCGGGGAAAAAGAATACGTTTTCTGCCAAACACCACCAGCGCCTTGCCGATCTGATTGAATTCTTCGGCAACCCGAAGGTAGTGGATGCCCGACAAACTCTTGACATTATGAAATTTCACATTGGGGATCATACGCCAGAAGACGTAGAGCGTATCGCCCAACTGCTTGAAAACGGCTCAACTAATTAG
- a CDS encoding RtcB family protein, whose product MLSRTAAKAMLSMKNFTSSMEGIYSQSVVESTIDEAPMAYKDASLIESTIGPAAEIVDRLVPLHNLKAC is encoded by the coding sequence GTGCTGTCTCGTACTGCGGCCAAGGCCATGCTGTCTATGAAAAACTTCACCTCGTCAATGGAGGGCATCTATAGTCAATCGGTGGTCGAGAGCACGATAGATGAGGCTCCTATGGCCTACAAGGATGCGTCCCTGATAGAGTCAACCATCGGCCCGGCTGCGGAGATTGTTGACCGTCTTGTTCCGCTTCATAACCTGAAAGCCTGTTAG
- a CDS encoding phage Gp37/Gp68 family protein has protein sequence MRKRGHNAIGYCHETRNPIGGCLHGCSYCYAHRMSKRFPNLSMEPKFYPERLGKMARELATTEPSRIFVGSMGDMFGDWVPRHWILHVLAVCYILERHRFLFLTKNPARYGEFRLPENCWCGTSIEGGKDDEVARRLEMLAIHAPRERSFISLEPLLTEPSYLLRNHPYRWLIIGGLTGKGARPAPGGWVKNAIYMAKVQDRPVYIKSNAGHPEIVQEFPEGLLL, from the coding sequence ATGAGAAAGCGCGGCCACAACGCTATTGGTTATTGCCACGAAACGCGGAATCCTATCGGCGGCTGTCTGCACGGCTGTTCCTATTGCTACGCCCACCGGATGAGCAAGCGGTTCCCAAATCTGTCAATGGAGCCGAAATTTTACCCGGAGCGGCTTGGAAAGATGGCCCGCGAACTCGCCACGACCGAGCCGAGCAGAATATTTGTCGGCAGTATGGGTGATATGTTCGGGGACTGGGTACCCCGGCATTGGATTTTGCATGTGCTTGCGGTGTGCTACATACTTGAACGGCATAGGTTTTTGTTTTTGACGAAGAATCCTGCACGGTATGGAGAATTTCGATTACCGGAAAACTGCTGGTGTGGAACCAGTATTGAGGGCGGCAAGGATGATGAAGTCGCGCGTCGCTTGGAAATGTTGGCAATCCACGCGCCGCGAGAAAGGTCTTTTATATCTCTGGAGCCGCTATTGACAGAACCGTCTTATTTGTTACGCAATCACCCCTACCGCTGGCTGATTATCGGCGGTCTAACGGGTAAGGGAGCGCGACCGGCTCCAGGCGGGTGGGTAAAAAATGCAATATACATGGCGAAAGTGCAGGATAGGCCCGTCTACATCAAATCCAACGCCGGGCATCCGGAAATAGTACAAGAATTCCCCGAAGGTTTATTGTTGTAA